One stretch of Euphorbia lathyris chromosome 7, ddEupLath1.1, whole genome shotgun sequence DNA includes these proteins:
- the LOC136235795 gene encoding GLABROUS1 enhancer-binding protein-like, with the protein MAPKRSTPIDVPPASSSEQETTSSGEEESSSEDEQMQKKGSPSSPQLTQTAKAVKKPDSSAKPESDSDSETESDSESEDVPTSNVKPIASKPMEGTSAKSAKSRSKTSTSTVVPGKCTTKRVSEVGKDAKDSKRSKMKDSESNGAFEKSEDTKKLLFQRLWSEDDEIVLLKGIIDFIEKKGIDPAKDMNAYYDFIKKSLHFDVALTQLKDKVWRLKKKFENHAKKGKNGEDKTFSKPHDQTTFDLSKKIWGSEGIYGRSKSSTPMSVAPLKIESSVVMEEGEKAEKMETEMENHVGSKETAKFDRGVASMKDYVIKRGLDMAEGAKKSEMEEKWRKLHVAELELFMKRNELISEQAKLMLAAYKSE; encoded by the coding sequence ATGGCCCCAAAACGCTCAACTCCTATAGATGTCCCTCCGGCTTCTTCTTCAGAACAGGAAACTACCTCAAGTGGTGAAGAAGAATCTTCATCTGAAGATGAACAGATGCAAAAAAAAGGGTCTCCTTCATCACCTCAACTAACCCAAACTGCGAAAGCTGTCAAAAAGCCAGATTCTTCCGCAAAGCCTGAGTCAGATTCCGATTCTGAAACTGAATCTGATTCTGAATCTGAGGATGTTCCGACCTCGAATGTCAAACCTATAGCTTCTAAGCCAATGGAGGGGACTTCAGCCAAAAGCGCAAAGTCTAGATCCAAGACCTCAACATCCACCGTTGTTCCTGGGAAATGTACTACCAAGAGGGTTAGTGAAGTTGGGAAGGATGCAAAAGACTCCAAGCGGTCAAAGATGAAGGATTCAGAATCCAATGGAGCTTTTGAGAAGTCCGAGGATACAAAGAAACTGTTATTTCAGCGGTTATGGAGTGAGGATGATGAAATTGTACTTTTGAAGGGTATCATTGATTTTATTGAAAAGAAAGGAATTGATCCTGCCAAGGACATGAATgcatattatgattttataaaaaaatcactGCATTTTGATGTTGCTTTGACCCAGTTGAAGGATAAGGtttggaggttgaagaagaaattTGAGAATCATGCAAAGAAAGGGAAAAATGGTGAAGATAAAACATTCTCTAAACCGCATGATCAAACAACTTTTGATTTGTCAAAGAAGATATGGGGCAGCGAAGGAATTTATGGAAGAAGCAAGAGCTCGACACCAATGAGCGTGGCACCATTGAAGATAGAATCAAGTGTAGTTATGGAGGAAGGTGAAAAGGCGGAGAAGATGGAAACCGAAATGGAAAACCATGTCGGCTCAAAAGAGACTGCTAAGTTTGATAGAGGTGTAGCATCAATGAAGGATTATGTGATAAAGAGAGGGCTGGATATGGCGGAGGGAGCGAAAAAATCAGAGATGGAAGAGAAGTGGAGAAAACTGCACGTGGCTGAGCTAGAGCTGTTCATGAAGCGGAATGAGTTGATATCAGAGCAGGCAAAACTCATGTTGGCTGCATACAAATCTGAGTAG